A portion of the Deinococcus peraridilitoris DSM 19664 genome contains these proteins:
- a CDS encoding M50 family metallopeptidase, translating to MSGTGISIALWLLIIVVATFWHELGHYWAARAQGVGVKSFSIGMGPILVRWRSGGTEWRLSALPIGGYVEIDGMAPTVSERGELRAPTTGYAGLGAPGKIAILLAGPLFNWILAIALLAGNYAAQGVVTPLNDRARVASVAPNSEAQRLGLREGDVIVAINGRDIPESYTVDGQPRPGFRQVQDALALDGPKTFTVERDGRRREVSFNWQARENGERRLLGIGYGEDRKVEQVAVPAAIAAAARTSVAVIPQAVGAFAGLFQRMLTLDLQGNGEVVGPIGTVGIVGQAAQAGVWTVVGIMALINLSLALFNLLPIPGLDGGRIFLVLVQALLRRPLTFQQENFINLTGFALVMLLMLFVVFSDVARFF from the coding sequence ATGAGCGGGACCGGCATCAGCATTGCGCTGTGGCTGCTGATTATCGTTGTAGCCACGTTCTGGCATGAGCTGGGCCACTATTGGGCCGCCCGTGCGCAGGGCGTCGGAGTCAAATCATTCTCCATTGGAATGGGTCCCATTCTGGTACGCTGGCGCTCAGGTGGCACCGAGTGGCGCCTGAGCGCCCTGCCGATCGGGGGATACGTCGAAATCGACGGCATGGCCCCGACCGTCAGTGAGCGCGGAGAACTACGTGCGCCCACTACCGGTTACGCCGGGCTGGGCGCGCCAGGAAAGATCGCCATTCTGCTGGCCGGTCCGCTGTTCAACTGGATTCTGGCCATTGCCCTGCTGGCGGGAAACTATGCGGCCCAGGGAGTCGTGACGCCGCTCAACGACCGTGCCCGCGTGGCGTCCGTCGCGCCAAATTCCGAAGCGCAGCGGCTGGGACTGCGCGAGGGGGATGTCATTGTCGCCATCAACGGGCGCGACATTCCGGAGAGCTACACGGTCGACGGGCAGCCGCGCCCCGGATTCCGTCAGGTGCAGGACGCGTTGGCGCTGGACGGCCCCAAGACCTTTACGGTCGAGCGCGACGGCCGGCGGCGCGAAGTCAGCTTCAACTGGCAGGCACGTGAGAATGGCGAACGCCGGTTGTTGGGGATCGGGTACGGCGAGGACCGCAAAGTCGAGCAGGTGGCCGTGCCGGCTGCGATCGCTGCGGCCGCCCGGACGAGCGTAGCAGTGATTCCGCAGGCGGTCGGAGCGTTCGCGGGCCTGTTTCAACGGATGCTGACGCTGGACTTGCAGGGCAACGGCGAAGTGGTCGGTCCCATCGGAACGGTGGGCATTGTCGGGCAGGCTGCTCAGGCAGGAGTCTGGACGGTGGTAGGCATCATGGCGCTGATCAACCTGAGCCTGGCGCTCTTCAACCTGCTCCCCATTCCCGGTCTCGACGGTGGGCGTATCTTCCTGGTGCTGGTGCAGGCACTGCTGCGTCGGCCGCTAACCTTTCAACAGGAAAACTTCATCAACCTGACCGGGTTTGCCCTGGTGATGCTGCTCATGCTATTCGTGGTATTCAGCGACGTGGCCCGATTCTTCTGA
- the dxr gene encoding 1-deoxy-D-xylulose-5-phosphate reductoisomerase has translation MRIAILGSTGSIGTQSLDVARERGLTVRALAAGNKLDMLEAQVREFRPELVSVAANILTEARERLPGVRVVADVQEVATADVDVVVAAIPGLAGLPPTRAALEAGRDVALATKEAMVAAGPLIWEAAARGSAHLVPVDSEHTAIYQLLLGEQLSEVGEVIVTASGGPFRLTPENLAEVTPVQALAHPTWSMGPKITIDSATLMNKGLEVLETAALYGLGLERVRVLVHPQSVVHGLVRFQDGNVKAHLSAPDMRLPIAYALSAAATGMTRPGDVRGGPRLERPGAYFPLTGTLEFFEPDFGRFPCLRLAYQAGECGGLAPVALNAADEVAVEAFLAGSLPFTGIPRVIEQILAETPVDTLSWEGLEHTDHWARVRARELTGHAGRSVVGGKA, from the coding sequence ATACGAATTGCCATTCTCGGCTCGACGGGCTCGATCGGTACCCAATCGCTGGATGTCGCGCGCGAACGCGGCCTGACGGTGCGAGCCCTGGCTGCCGGCAACAAACTGGATATGCTCGAAGCACAAGTGCGCGAATTTCGCCCGGAGCTGGTCAGCGTGGCTGCGAACATTCTCACCGAAGCGCGCGAAAGGCTGCCGGGTGTCCGTGTCGTCGCCGACGTGCAGGAAGTGGCCACTGCCGACGTCGACGTCGTGGTGGCGGCCATTCCCGGGCTGGCCGGTCTGCCCCCGACCCGCGCGGCCCTGGAGGCGGGGCGAGACGTGGCGCTGGCCACCAAGGAAGCCATGGTCGCGGCGGGCCCGCTGATCTGGGAAGCGGCTGCGCGGGGAAGTGCTCATCTGGTGCCCGTCGACAGCGAGCACACGGCCATTTACCAGCTGCTGCTGGGCGAACAACTCAGCGAGGTCGGCGAGGTGATCGTCACGGCTTCCGGGGGCCCTTTTCGCCTGACGCCCGAGAATCTGGCTGAGGTGACCCCTGTTCAGGCGCTGGCGCACCCGACCTGGAGCATGGGACCCAAAATTACCATTGATTCGGCGACGTTGATGAATAAGGGGCTGGAGGTGCTTGAAACTGCGGCCCTGTACGGTCTGGGCCTGGAACGGGTCCGGGTGCTGGTCCATCCGCAGAGCGTGGTGCACGGACTGGTACGCTTTCAGGATGGAAACGTCAAGGCCCACCTCAGCGCGCCGGACATGCGCCTGCCCATCGCGTACGCGCTCAGTGCGGCCGCGACTGGCATGACGCGTCCCGGCGACGTGCGCGGTGGCCCGCGCCTGGAACGCCCGGGCGCGTACTTTCCCTTGACGGGAACCCTGGAATTCTTTGAGCCCGACTTCGGGCGTTTTCCGTGTCTGAGGCTGGCGTACCAGGCCGGTGAGTGCGGCGGGCTGGCTCCCGTCGCGCTCAATGCCGCCGATGAGGTGGCCGTCGAGGCTTTTCTGGCTGGAAGCCTCCCTTTCACTGGCATTCCCCGGGTGATCGAACAAATTCTGGCCGAGACTCCAGTCGACACCCTGAGCTGGGAAGGCCTCGAACATACCGACCACTGGGCACGCGTGCGAGCTCGGGAACTCACCGGGCACGCAGGGCGGTCCGTCGTAGGAGGAAAAGCATGA
- the rph gene encoding ribonuclease PH, with protein MNRQNRLPGEARPLIVERGASRHAEGSALIRLGHTHVLVTVSVEHKVPFHVRGKKTGWLMAEYDMLPRATHERVSRERNQSGGRRQEIQRLMGRALRTCVDLDLFRDKTLIVDADVLQADGGTRVASILGAYAALFDLSDRLIASGKLSEWPLRHEVGAVSVGLVDAGLLLDLDYQEDQGAHADLNVVATGSGQLLEVQGGAEGVPLDPQVFSEMVVLGLAGVQSLLSELRRQL; from the coding sequence GTGAATCGCCAGAACCGGTTGCCCGGTGAGGCGCGCCCCTTGATCGTCGAGCGGGGCGCGAGTCGTCATGCGGAGGGTTCGGCCCTGATTCGATTGGGGCACACCCACGTGCTGGTGACGGTGAGCGTGGAGCACAAGGTGCCGTTTCACGTGCGGGGCAAAAAAACCGGCTGGCTGATGGCCGAGTACGACATGCTGCCGCGCGCCACCCACGAGCGGGTTTCGAGGGAACGCAACCAGTCCGGTGGACGGCGGCAGGAAATTCAGCGTCTCATGGGCCGCGCGCTGAGGACCTGCGTGGACCTCGACCTGTTTCGCGACAAGACCCTGATTGTCGACGCAGACGTGCTGCAGGCCGATGGGGGCACGCGGGTCGCCAGCATTCTGGGCGCCTACGCGGCCCTCTTCGACTTGTCCGACCGCCTCATCGCGAGTGGCAAGCTCAGCGAATGGCCGCTGCGACATGAAGTCGGTGCGGTCTCGGTGGGCCTGGTGGACGCCGGACTGCTCCTTGACCTTGATTACCAGGAGGATCAGGGCGCCCACGCGGACCTGAACGTGGTGGCGACCGGCAGCGGGCAGCTGTTGGAGGTGCAGGGTGGGGCTGAGGGCGTGCCGCTTGATCCCCAGGTATTCTCCGAGATGGTTGTGCTTGGTCTTGCAGGAGTTCAGTCGCTGCTGAGCGAACTGCGCCGTCAGCTGTGA
- the murI gene encoding glutamate racemase, with translation MTTDSALPEVSRRPIGVFDSGVGGLSVLRALRRELPGEHFVYYADSAHCPYGGLDDEQIRTLTFRAVRTLAVHPTKAAIIACNTASAFSLDALRAWAGNAYPIVGLVPALKPAVQRTRSGVVGVLATPGTLRGTLLADVIERVARPAGVRVMTAVSEKLVPLVEAGQWNAPETRAELCRVLAPIAREGADQLVLGCTHYPFLREAIMAEFASHFSLLDSAEAVARQTRRVLAEQHALRENHECGEVRAFTSGDPALVGPVASRLFGEALSVEPASALPGAA, from the coding sequence GTGACGACAGATTCTGCACTTCCCGAAGTCTCACGTCGGCCCATCGGGGTGTTCGACTCGGGCGTGGGCGGCCTCTCGGTGTTGCGGGCATTGCGGCGTGAGCTTCCCGGGGAACACTTCGTGTACTATGCCGATTCGGCCCACTGCCCGTACGGTGGGCTTGACGACGAGCAGATCCGCACCCTGACTTTCCGGGCGGTACGCACGCTTGCCGTGCACCCGACCAAAGCGGCCATCATCGCCTGCAACACCGCGAGCGCCTTTTCGCTGGACGCCCTACGCGCCTGGGCGGGGAACGCTTATCCCATCGTGGGTCTGGTTCCGGCCCTGAAGCCTGCCGTGCAGCGTACGCGCAGTGGCGTGGTGGGTGTGCTCGCTACCCCCGGGACCCTGCGCGGTACGCTGCTGGCCGACGTCATCGAGCGTGTGGCCCGGCCGGCCGGGGTCAGGGTAATGACGGCGGTCAGTGAAAAGCTGGTGCCGCTGGTGGAAGCCGGGCAATGGAACGCCCCGGAGACGCGCGCCGAGCTGTGCCGTGTCCTGGCACCGATTGCGCGTGAAGGTGCCGACCAGCTGGTGCTGGGCTGCACTCACTATCCTTTTTTGCGGGAAGCCATCATGGCCGAGTTCGCTTCACATTTTTCGCTTCTTGATTCGGCCGAGGCGGTCGCGCGCCAGACCCGTCGGGTGCTGGCCGAACAACACGCGCTGCGCGAAAATCACGAGTGCGGAGAAGTTCGGGCGTTTACCAGCGGCGACCCTGCACTCGTCGGGCCGGTGGCGTCACGCCTGTTCGGGGAAGCGTTGAGTGTCGAACCCGCGAGCGCCCTGCCAGGTGCCGCGTGA
- a CDS encoding YkgJ family cysteine cluster protein — protein sequence MSQVLPDLFRSPPDVAPRSPWRRECSSCGACCAAPDITALHKPLGVACRNLDAHCRCQVYLERPDVCRNYRPDWVCGEVAPLPSLEARVARFLELYQLTPEHTFTSHEAH from the coding sequence ATGTCTCAAGTTCTGCCTGATCTGTTCCGGTCACCTCCGGATGTGGCGCCGCGCTCGCCCTGGCGGCGCGAGTGCTCGTCTTGCGGGGCCTGTTGCGCGGCACCTGACATCACGGCGCTGCACAAGCCGCTGGGAGTGGCCTGCCGCAACCTCGACGCCCACTGCCGTTGTCAGGTGTATCTCGAGCGCCCCGATGTCTGCCGCAATTACCGGCCCGACTGGGTATGCGGTGAAGTGGCGCCCTTGCCGTCGCTGGAAGCGCGGGTTGCGCGGTTTCTGGAACTCTACCAACTCACGCCAGAGCACACCTTTACCTCGCACGAGGCGCACTAG
- a CDS encoding CDP-archaeol synthase, with product MDTLGTRVLTSIIGFTAVVLAIWAGWPLLLPALLVVSTLALREYVHMLSRRDLDVRRKSLYLLGVLLIIASYPGWTAFPLSGVSWREVALGVAVGYFLVVEVISPGERPLERIVYSVFGLLYIPWLLGYFLMLRYLQGADSGLVYLILPLIATFASDVGGFFFGYFFGRRKLAPEVSPAKTIEGAFGGLLLSFVIVFAVSRVVGLWAFSWSIYDSLLFSLLVSSASQLGDLAESLIKRSLGAKDSGATLPGHGGILDRLDSLLFAVPITYLFLTVVGLF from the coding sequence GTGGATACCCTAGGTACCCGGGTCCTGACATCCATCATCGGATTCACGGCGGTGGTGCTTGCCATCTGGGCCGGCTGGCCTCTGTTGCTGCCGGCCCTGCTGGTGGTGTCCACGCTGGCGCTGCGCGAATACGTGCATATGCTCAGCCGTCGGGATCTCGACGTGCGGCGCAAAAGCCTGTACCTGCTCGGAGTCCTGCTGATCATCGCGTCTTACCCGGGCTGGACTGCCTTTCCGCTGTCCGGTGTTTCGTGGAGGGAGGTGGCTCTGGGCGTTGCCGTGGGTTACTTTTTGGTCGTCGAGGTGATCTCGCCTGGGGAGCGTCCGCTGGAGCGTATCGTGTACAGCGTTTTCGGCTTGCTGTACATTCCCTGGCTGCTGGGTTACTTTCTGATGCTGCGTTACCTCCAGGGTGCTGACAGCGGGCTCGTCTACCTGATTTTGCCGCTGATTGCCACGTTTGCCTCGGACGTCGGGGGATTTTTCTTCGGCTACTTCTTCGGGCGGCGCAAGCTGGCGCCAGAAGTTTCGCCTGCCAAGACCATCGAAGGGGCCTTTGGGGGCCTGCTGCTGAGTTTTGTGATCGTGTTTGCGGTCAGCCGCGTCGTGGGGCTCTGGGCCTTCAGCTGGAGTATTTACGATTCCCTGCTGTTTTCGCTGCTGGTGTCGAGCGCCTCGCAGTTGGGCGACCTGGCTGAGAGCCTGATCAAGCGCTCGCTTGGAGCCAAGGATTCCGGCGCGACCCTTCCCGGGCACGGCGGTATTCTCGACCGGCTCGATTCCCTGCTGTTCGCGGTACCGATCACCTACCTGTTCCTGACGGTCGTGGGTCTGTTCTGA
- a CDS encoding ATP-binding protein, translating into MLESFLKVIGEYGNPVPRYTGPRCLVERLAVGGCDLCQQICPHEAITIDARVEINDTRCTGCGLCTQVCPSGALEFDVTAALGAVREQTVPERRSVDGSVDDGAKLVCSQAGESGKTLPCLARVTSSLIVAAGAWDTPLELVHGDCADCKLGGPQVPQELQKVVEQAQQLRLATGRPAQVTVRRGNGEGAGGEAVSRRGVFGSLFRSARSVVSELVPDQPLPFVDWSVPQERVPAEWQWRRRALKPTPPPQAAVYWPAPVVDDKCILCPVCANVCPTEAIAREFAPDGTITLHLDLAACTGCDACVRSCPPDAMALQGEWAEADFAAPVLLRDSTSV; encoded by the coding sequence ATGCTAGAAAGTTTTCTGAAAGTGATCGGCGAGTACGGCAATCCCGTCCCGCGTTACACCGGACCCCGCTGTCTGGTCGAGCGCCTCGCGGTGGGAGGGTGCGACTTATGCCAGCAAATCTGCCCGCACGAGGCTATCACCATCGACGCACGCGTCGAAATCAACGACACCCGCTGCACCGGGTGCGGCTTGTGCACCCAGGTCTGCCCGAGCGGTGCGCTGGAGTTCGACGTCACGGCGGCCCTGGGCGCGGTGCGTGAGCAGACGGTCCCGGAGCGGCGCTCAGTTGACGGCTCAGTTGACGATGGTGCCAAGCTGGTGTGCTCGCAGGCCGGCGAATCGGGCAAGACGCTGCCTTGCCTGGCGCGGGTCACGTCCAGCCTCATCGTCGCTGCCGGCGCCTGGGACACGCCCCTCGAGCTTGTTCATGGCGACTGTGCCGACTGCAAGCTGGGTGGACCGCAGGTGCCACAGGAACTGCAAAAGGTCGTCGAGCAGGCGCAGCAGCTGCGCTTGGCCACGGGCCGACCGGCCCAGGTCACGGTCCGGCGCGGAAACGGTGAGGGAGCGGGCGGGGAGGCGGTGTCGCGCCGGGGGGTGTTCGGATCCCTGTTTCGCTCGGCGCGCAGTGTGGTGTCGGAATTGGTGCCCGATCAACCCTTGCCTTTCGTCGACTGGAGCGTGCCGCAAGAACGCGTTCCCGCCGAGTGGCAGTGGCGCAGGCGGGCCCTCAAACCGACGCCGCCGCCGCAGGCGGCAGTGTACTGGCCGGCTCCGGTTGTTGACGACAAGTGCATCCTGTGCCCGGTGTGCGCCAACGTCTGTCCGACGGAAGCCATTGCGCGTGAGTTCGCGCCGGACGGCACCATCACCCTGCACCTCGATCTTGCGGCGTGCACCGGCTGTGATGCCTGCGTGCGCAGCTGTCCACCCGACGCCATGGCCCTGCAGGGTGAATGGGCCGAGGCTGACTTCGCGGCGCCCGTGTTGCTGCGTGACTCGACGTCTGTGTAA
- a CDS encoding DNA/RNA non-specific endonuclease — MRRRRNSWLILAVLLVLGLLGRLLAPDSPSDFGSAGECGEKFAFGRPLVQGEGENATLLCRKGYAVLHDPDLRVSLYAAERLTNTDADGSVPRQDDFEPDPDLPAGERAELSDYRGSGFDRGHLAPAADFSDDPTEMDESFLLSNMVPQNGPMNSGIWSGLESATRACAKSVGEIFIYTGPVFEGGVKRTVGRNRVAVPTGLYKVVVEPKSGQARTFLMPNRALQRTSDFGRYEVPVTRIEQLTGLTFFPEGRIDKTRSGAFCASSFGS, encoded by the coding sequence ATGCGTCGACGCCGAAATTCCTGGCTGATCCTGGCCGTCCTGTTGGTCCTCGGACTGCTGGGTCGGTTGCTGGCCCCTGACTCCCCGTCCGATTTCGGCTCGGCGGGCGAGTGTGGTGAGAAGTTTGCCTTCGGGCGCCCGCTGGTACAGGGAGAAGGGGAAAACGCCACCCTGCTGTGCCGCAAAGGCTACGCCGTGCTGCACGACCCGGACCTGCGGGTTTCGCTGTACGCGGCAGAGCGGCTGACGAACACCGACGCCGACGGCAGCGTGCCCCGGCAGGACGATTTCGAGCCTGACCCCGATCTGCCCGCCGGTGAGCGGGCCGAGTTGTCCGATTACCGGGGCAGCGGCTTTGACCGCGGACACTTGGCCCCGGCGGCTGACTTTTCGGATGACCCGACCGAGATGGACGAATCCTTTTTGCTGTCGAACATGGTGCCGCAGAACGGTCCGATGAACAGCGGCATCTGGTCCGGCCTGGAGTCGGCCACGCGCGCCTGTGCCAAAAGCGTCGGAGAAATTTTCATTTATACCGGGCCCGTATTCGAGGGCGGCGTCAAGCGGACCGTCGGACGCAACCGGGTAGCGGTGCCGACGGGCTTGTACAAGGTCGTGGTCGAGCCAAAGTCGGGTCAGGCCCGGACCTTTCTGATGCCCAACCGTGCCCTGCAGCGCACTTCCGACTTTGGACGGTATGAGGTGCCCGTGACGCGCATCGAACAGCTGACCGGACTCACCTTCTTCCCGGAAGGCCGCATCGACAAGACCCGCTCCGGGGCCTTCTGCGCCAGCAGCTTCGGTTCCTAA
- the frr gene encoding ribosome recycling factor, producing MTMKSIFGDARARMQKAIEALESNLSVLRTGRANPGILKKIQVEYYGSTMPLDQVASVTTPDARTLLVTPWDRGALGHIERAIRDSDLGLNPNNKGDAIFITLPVLTEERRKDLVKTARTYAEDGKIAVRNVRKSALEDIKKQEGVGEDEIKRAEGEVQKLTDEFVNRVEEVLERKEQEILG from the coding sequence ATGACCATGAAATCGATATTCGGCGATGCTCGTGCACGCATGCAAAAAGCAATTGAAGCCCTCGAGAGCAATCTGTCCGTGCTGCGCACGGGCCGGGCCAATCCAGGCATTCTCAAAAAGATTCAGGTGGAGTATTACGGCTCGACCATGCCGCTTGATCAGGTGGCGTCGGTGACCACACCGGACGCCCGGACGCTGCTGGTGACACCCTGGGACCGGGGCGCCCTGGGCCATATCGAGCGTGCCATCCGGGACAGCGATCTGGGGCTCAATCCCAACAACAAGGGCGACGCCATCTTCATCACCCTGCCGGTCCTGACCGAGGAGCGGCGCAAGGATCTGGTCAAGACCGCGCGAACTTATGCCGAAGACGGCAAGATCGCCGTGCGAAATGTCCGCAAGAGTGCACTGGAGGACATCAAGAAGCAAGAAGGCGTGGGCGAGGACGAAATCAAGCGCGCCGAGGGCGAAGTGCAGAAGCTCACGGATGAGTTCGTGAACAGGGTCGAAGAGGTTCTGGAGCGCAAGGAGCAGGAAATTCTCGGTTGA
- a CDS encoding glycosyltransferase family 2 protein, with amino-acid sequence MTEVPRVAVVIPAYNEQETVGDVVRVALQLTPEVIVVSDGSGDRTAEEARAAGAQVIDQRENTGKGPALYAGLQAAQAPWIVLLDADLVGLTITHLDALVKPVLGGELDMAIGVFSDGRFMTDFGNRMTPHLSGQRAARRAWLLSVPRLAQERWPEPAITYALKNDRVKWGYVELPRLSQVMKEEKRGFWKGVKYRTRMYLDLLTFRRRRKRQDVAD; translated from the coding sequence ATGACTGAGGTGCCGCGTGTCGCAGTCGTCATTCCTGCCTACAACGAGCAGGAGACGGTGGGCGACGTCGTGCGGGTGGCGCTGCAACTGACACCAGAGGTCATCGTGGTGTCCGACGGCTCAGGCGACCGAACGGCGGAGGAGGCGCGAGCGGCGGGAGCCCAGGTGATCGACCAGCGAGAGAACACCGGCAAGGGGCCCGCCCTCTACGCCGGTCTGCAGGCCGCCCAGGCCCCATGGATCGTCCTGCTTGACGCCGATCTCGTTGGCCTGACGATCACGCACCTCGACGCCCTCGTCAAGCCGGTGCTGGGAGGTGAACTCGACATGGCCATCGGGGTGTTCAGCGACGGCAGATTCATGACCGACTTCGGCAACCGCATGACTCCACACCTGTCCGGGCAGCGTGCCGCCCGCCGGGCGTGGCTGCTCTCGGTACCGCGCCTCGCGCAGGAACGCTGGCCCGAGCCCGCCATCACCTACGCCCTGAAAAACGACCGGGTGAAGTGGGGGTATGTCGAGCTGCCCCGTCTGTCACAAGTCATGAAAGAAGAAAAACGCGGTTTCTGGAAAGGCGTCAAATACCGCACGCGCATGTACCTCGATCTGCTGACCTTTCGCCGGCGCCGCAAACGGCAGGATGTCGCGGACTGA